A DNA window from Clavibacter sepedonicus contains the following coding sequences:
- a CDS encoding helix-turn-helix domain-containing protein, which produces MRLEADLSLARATLRLFPWDDVELPAELRAPRMAHIRVAVEYLHHNAHLPITPAEAAAAAGISTRVLQLALRRHHGQTPTEYLRGIRLRRVRAQLLDATPTSTTVRSVAEEWGFAHLGRFAASYAGVFGELPSETLRS; this is translated from the coding sequence ATGCGCCTCGAGGCCGACCTCTCGCTCGCCCGCGCGACGCTGCGCCTCTTCCCCTGGGACGACGTGGAGCTGCCCGCCGAGCTCCGCGCGCCCCGCATGGCGCACATCCGCGTGGCCGTCGAGTACCTGCACCACAACGCGCACCTGCCGATCACGCCCGCCGAGGCCGCGGCCGCCGCCGGCATCTCGACGCGCGTCCTCCAGCTCGCCCTGCGCCGGCACCACGGACAGACGCCCACCGAGTACCTGCGCGGGATCCGCCTGCGCCGCGTGCGCGCGCAGCTCCTGGACGCGACGCCCACCTCGACGACCGTCCGCAGCGTCGCCGAGGAGTGGGGCTTCGCGCACCTCGGCCGGTTCGCGGCGTCGTACGCGGGCGTCTTCGGGGAGCTGCCGAGCGAGACGCTGCGGAGCTGA
- a CDS encoding TetR/AcrR family transcriptional regulator, whose product MTSLASARAPRKDAATNRQALIDAAVVALDRDPDASLETIAAAAGLSRRAVYGHFATRDDLVREVLQRGARRVVESLEGITHPDSRIHLALIGARLWAEVEQVRVMARVAVRGPLAREVATELAPLRAELLRVVERGIAAGELRSDIPAPTLARLVEGGALAVLDEATRSDIGRAEGHSLVLLTSLAICGLDWRAAGELIAATPELREAAPRADEAPATTTPASTAGAAS is encoded by the coding sequence ATGACCTCCCTCGCCTCCGCCCGCGCGCCCCGCAAGGACGCCGCGACGAACCGCCAGGCCCTCATCGACGCGGCCGTGGTCGCGCTCGACCGCGACCCGGACGCCTCCCTCGAGACCATCGCCGCCGCCGCCGGCCTCAGCCGTCGCGCCGTCTACGGCCACTTCGCCACGCGCGACGACCTCGTGCGCGAGGTGCTGCAGCGCGGCGCCCGGCGCGTCGTCGAGTCGCTCGAGGGGATCACGCATCCCGACAGCCGGATCCACCTCGCCCTCATCGGCGCGCGCCTCTGGGCCGAGGTCGAGCAGGTGCGCGTCATGGCCCGCGTCGCCGTGCGCGGGCCGCTCGCGCGCGAGGTCGCCACCGAGCTGGCGCCGCTCCGCGCCGAGCTGCTGCGCGTCGTCGAGCGCGGGATCGCGGCGGGCGAGCTGCGCAGCGACATCCCCGCCCCCACGCTCGCGCGGCTCGTCGAGGGCGGCGCGCTCGCGGTGCTCGACGAGGCCACGCGCAGCGACATCGGCCGCGCGGAGGGCCACTCCCTCGTGCTCCTCACCTCCCTCGCCATCTGCGGCCTCGACTGGCGGGCGGCCGGCGAGCTCATCGCCGCCACCCCGGAGCTCCGCGAGGCGGCGCCCCGCGCGGACGAAGCGCCCGCGACCACCACCCCCGCGTCGACCGCCGGAGCCGCATCGTGA
- a CDS encoding YhgE/Pip family protein — MRLIPLVRAELTRLTATTMSKIALVALVLVPVLYGGLYLWANQDPYSNLDKVPAALVVADQGATVDGKPVDYGTDVAKDVLDDASFDWHEVSSAEARTGLEDGTYDFTLTIPSGFSAALSSSSGTDPQQARVVMATDDANSYLATTIAQQAGARITKSVASRVGTEAAGKLLLGLADVRSSLGDAASGAQQLVDGTASARSGADSLADGNGKLATGADTLSSGLGQLRSGTAQLPAQTQKLASGADQVASGAATLSSGADDLSTGAAALTPGAQQTAAGARKVADGNAQLAALGSTATAGVDQLAGRVPAIRTAIQQRMQDAGIPQADIDAALAKLDVLGTDITGAAGKSDGLNTQLQQLAAGSEQVAQGSAQVADGAGKLQTGSAALATGAGTLATGSRQVADGADALAKASPALADGIAQAADGSATLATGAHSAADGATQLASGLGTLQDGTTKLRDGLDSGLDQIPASTEAQRGAQADTIGDPVALRQDAVTQAGEYGAGLAPFFISLAAWIGIYALFLIVKPLSRRAITARKAPLRITLAGWLTPALLGVVQMAGLYAIVAGALGFRIAHPLAMYGTMVLASITFAAIILALNVLLGSVGQFLGLVLMVVQLVTAGGTFPWQTLPGPLAALHHVLPMSFAVDALRQLMYGGDLGQAAQDAGVLALWLVAGLAVALAGAIRITSHRTLRDLRPSLIG; from the coding sequence ATGAGACTGATCCCCCTGGTGCGCGCCGAGCTGACGCGCCTCACCGCCACCACCATGTCCAAGATCGCGCTCGTCGCGCTCGTGCTGGTGCCCGTGCTCTACGGCGGCCTGTACCTCTGGGCGAACCAGGATCCGTACAGCAACCTCGACAAGGTCCCCGCCGCGCTCGTCGTCGCCGACCAGGGCGCCACGGTCGACGGGAAGCCGGTCGACTACGGCACCGACGTCGCGAAGGACGTGCTCGACGACGCGTCCTTCGACTGGCACGAGGTCTCCTCGGCCGAGGCGCGCACGGGCCTCGAGGACGGCACCTATGACTTCACGCTGACGATCCCGTCCGGCTTCTCGGCCGCGCTCTCGTCGTCCTCGGGCACGGATCCGCAGCAGGCCCGCGTGGTCATGGCGACCGACGACGCGAACAGCTACCTCGCCACGACCATCGCGCAGCAGGCGGGCGCCCGGATCACGAAGTCGGTCGCCTCGCGCGTCGGCACCGAGGCCGCGGGCAAGCTCCTGCTCGGCCTCGCCGACGTGCGCTCCAGCCTCGGCGACGCCGCATCCGGCGCGCAGCAGCTCGTCGACGGCACCGCGTCCGCGCGCTCCGGCGCCGACTCGCTGGCCGACGGCAACGGCAAGCTCGCCACGGGCGCCGACACCCTCTCCTCCGGGCTCGGCCAGCTCCGCTCGGGCACCGCGCAGCTCCCCGCGCAGACGCAGAAGCTCGCCTCGGGTGCCGACCAGGTCGCATCCGGTGCGGCGACGCTCTCGTCCGGCGCGGACGACCTCTCGACCGGCGCCGCCGCGCTCACCCCGGGCGCGCAGCAGACCGCGGCGGGCGCGCGCAAGGTCGCCGACGGGAACGCGCAGCTCGCGGCGCTCGGATCCACCGCCACCGCGGGCGTCGACCAGCTCGCCGGACGGGTCCCCGCGATCCGCACCGCGATCCAGCAGCGCATGCAGGACGCCGGGATACCGCAGGCCGACATCGACGCCGCGCTGGCGAAGCTCGACGTGCTCGGAACCGACATCACCGGCGCCGCGGGGAAGAGCGACGGTCTGAACACCCAGCTGCAGCAGCTCGCCGCCGGCAGCGAGCAGGTCGCGCAGGGCAGCGCCCAGGTCGCCGACGGCGCCGGGAAGCTGCAGACCGGATCCGCCGCCCTCGCCACCGGTGCGGGCACGCTCGCGACGGGCAGCCGCCAGGTCGCGGACGGCGCCGACGCGCTCGCCAAGGCCTCCCCCGCGCTCGCGGACGGGATCGCCCAGGCCGCCGACGGCAGCGCGACCCTCGCCACGGGCGCGCACTCCGCCGCCGACGGCGCGACCCAGCTCGCGTCCGGCCTCGGCACGCTGCAGGACGGCACGACGAAGCTGCGTGATGGCCTCGACTCCGGGCTCGACCAGATCCCCGCCTCCACCGAGGCCCAGCGCGGCGCGCAGGCGGACACGATCGGCGATCCCGTCGCGCTCCGCCAGGACGCCGTGACCCAGGCCGGCGAGTACGGCGCAGGTCTCGCGCCGTTCTTCATCAGCCTCGCCGCGTGGATCGGGATCTACGCCCTGTTCCTCATCGTCAAGCCGCTGTCGCGCCGGGCGATCACGGCCCGCAAGGCGCCGCTGCGGATCACGCTGGCCGGCTGGCTGACGCCCGCGCTCCTCGGCGTCGTGCAGATGGCCGGCCTCTACGCGATCGTCGCCGGCGCGCTCGGCTTCCGCATCGCCCACCCGCTCGCCATGTACGGGACGATGGTGCTCGCCTCGATCACGTTCGCGGCGATCATCCTCGCGCTCAACGTGCTGCTCGGCAGCGTCGGCCAGTTCCTCGGGCTCGTGCTCATGGTCGTGCAGCTCGTCACGGCGGGCGGCACGTTCCCCTGGCAGACCCTGCCCGGCCCGCTCGCGGCGCTGCACCACGTGCTGCCGATGAGCTTCGCGGTGGATGCGCTCCGCCAGCTCATGTACGGCGGCGACCTCGGGCAGGCGGCCCAGGATGCCGGCGTGCTCGCGCTGTGGCTTGTCGCGGGACTCGCCGTCGCGCTGGCCGGGGCGATCCGCATCACGTCGCACCGCACGCTGCGGGACCTGCGGCCGTCGCTGATCGGGTGA
- a CDS encoding HD domain-containing protein, translating into MPAWAMRIADFPVPDTAAARGALDLATSYQSEAITAHALRSWLWAEAFAVVEGLADVDHEILYVSAVLHDIGTVAEFDNHTVSYEHAGGHVGVALTAGAGWPASRRQRVLDAIVRHNWPSVDPELDVEGHLLEVATGLDISGARAHALPEEYLREVLALHPRGHLAAEFGACVVDQAERKPTTAARRLVDGGVVAKLAANPLEALR; encoded by the coding sequence ATGCCAGCATGGGCCATGCGCATCGCCGACTTCCCCGTGCCCGACACGGCGGCCGCCCGCGGCGCCCTCGACCTCGCCACGAGCTACCAGTCGGAGGCGATCACGGCCCACGCTCTCCGCTCCTGGCTCTGGGCCGAGGCGTTCGCGGTGGTCGAGGGGCTGGCGGACGTCGACCACGAGATCCTCTACGTCTCCGCCGTGCTGCACGACATCGGCACGGTCGCCGAGTTCGACAACCACACGGTCTCCTACGAGCACGCGGGCGGGCACGTCGGGGTCGCGCTCACGGCCGGCGCGGGCTGGCCGGCGTCTCGCAGGCAGCGCGTGCTCGACGCGATCGTGCGGCACAACTGGCCGTCGGTGGATCCTGAGCTCGACGTCGAGGGGCACCTGCTGGAGGTCGCGACCGGGCTCGACATCTCCGGCGCGCGGGCCCACGCGCTGCCCGAGGAGTACCTGCGGGAGGTGCTCGCGCTGCATCCGCGCGGCCACCTCGCCGCGGAGTTCGGCGCCTGCGTCGTCGACCAGGCGGAGCGGAAGCCGACGACGGCCGCCCGCCGCCTCGTCGACGGCGGCGTCGTCGCGAAGCTCGCGGCGAACCCGCTCGAGGCGCTCCGATGA
- a CDS encoding LamG-like jellyroll fold domain-containing protein — MTQDPTTPPSSALSRRGFLITSGAADALGVAGLGGALPATAATAADVADSATAKAPAAQQGSGARWKPDTTSPRFTIAVLPDTQYLFDGASIHPEPLEASLRYVLAERDRHNIVFLAHLGDVTQNGAANEIQAASAQFTLLDKAGAAWSVLAGNHDVDSSTDDQRGRTPYLDAFGPKRFRKSPSYRGSSPDGYNSFHTFTAGGRDWLVLALDWRTSARGVEWARGVLAAHPTLPVILTAHDIVDSKPDGSAVLDDYGQGLWDSFISQHDQIFLTLNGHYWKPGRTTMQNRAGHDVAMHLVNYQDRYYGGAAMIRLYHVDLERNAIDVETLSPFILGGGLGTGNELADEEAFLSGDVDRFTVSVDFEARFAGFAPVPARPARPASQMLVAGTVAYWRFDGHADGSALGTATRIPDASGRGNDLVVANRAGAAAGSLRFASAHHDDQPGFGSLTLTGGKESGDYLRTVPGAPLDAATFRQGYTVEAFVRIPADFDGDADGFSAILSRAASAKDAGRTPGDAGDPDEPAATLSVSGSREIQWCVYPTTQQGSLTNWSHELPPARWWHVAVVNDGQHTTMYVDGCPVVRNPSTGNRGLAAASPATSWLLGANLYAGKLDHVLPASIGDVRIVERALKPSEFMIA, encoded by the coding sequence GTGACCCAGGACCCGACGACGCCTCCCTCCTCCGCGCTCTCCCGACGCGGCTTCCTCATCACGAGCGGCGCGGCCGACGCGCTCGGCGTGGCCGGCCTCGGCGGGGCGCTTCCCGCCACCGCGGCCACCGCGGCCGACGTCGCGGACAGCGCGACGGCGAAGGCACCCGCCGCGCAGCAGGGATCCGGCGCGCGCTGGAAGCCCGACACGACCTCGCCCCGCTTCACGATCGCCGTGCTGCCCGACACGCAGTACCTCTTCGACGGCGCGTCGATCCACCCGGAGCCGCTCGAGGCGTCGCTGCGCTACGTGCTGGCGGAGCGGGATCGCCACAACATCGTCTTCCTCGCGCACCTCGGCGACGTGACGCAGAACGGCGCCGCGAACGAGATCCAGGCCGCGAGCGCGCAGTTCACGCTCCTCGACAAGGCCGGCGCCGCGTGGAGCGTGCTCGCCGGCAACCACGACGTCGACTCCTCCACCGACGACCAGCGCGGCCGCACGCCGTACCTCGACGCGTTCGGGCCGAAGCGCTTCCGGAAGTCGCCGAGCTACCGCGGATCCAGCCCCGACGGCTACAACTCGTTCCACACCTTCACGGCGGGCGGCCGCGACTGGCTCGTGCTCGCGCTCGACTGGCGCACGAGCGCGCGCGGCGTCGAGTGGGCGCGCGGCGTGCTCGCGGCGCACCCGACGCTGCCGGTGATCCTCACGGCGCACGACATCGTCGACTCGAAGCCCGACGGATCCGCCGTGCTCGACGACTACGGCCAGGGCCTCTGGGACTCCTTCATCTCCCAGCACGACCAGATCTTCCTGACCCTCAACGGGCACTACTGGAAGCCCGGCCGCACGACGATGCAGAACCGCGCTGGCCACGACGTCGCCATGCACCTCGTGAACTACCAGGACCGCTACTACGGCGGCGCCGCGATGATCCGGCTGTACCACGTGGACCTCGAGCGGAACGCGATCGACGTCGAGACGCTGTCGCCGTTCATCCTCGGCGGCGGCCTCGGCACGGGCAACGAGCTCGCGGACGAGGAGGCCTTCCTCTCCGGCGACGTCGACCGGTTCACGGTGAGCGTCGACTTCGAGGCGCGGTTCGCGGGCTTCGCGCCCGTCCCCGCGCGCCCGGCCCGCCCGGCGTCGCAGATGCTCGTGGCCGGCACGGTCGCGTACTGGCGCTTCGACGGGCACGCCGACGGATCCGCGCTCGGCACCGCCACCCGCATCCCCGACGCGTCCGGCCGCGGCAACGACCTCGTGGTGGCGAACCGCGCGGGCGCGGCGGCCGGATCCCTCCGCTTCGCCTCCGCGCACCACGACGACCAGCCGGGCTTCGGCAGCCTCACCCTCACGGGCGGCAAGGAGTCGGGCGACTACCTGCGCACCGTGCCGGGCGCCCCGCTGGACGCCGCGACCTTCCGCCAGGGCTACACGGTCGAGGCGTTCGTCCGCATCCCGGCCGACTTCGACGGCGACGCCGACGGCTTCAGCGCGATCCTCTCCCGCGCCGCCTCCGCGAAGGACGCGGGCAGGACGCCCGGCGACGCGGGCGACCCGGACGAGCCCGCCGCGACCCTCAGCGTCTCCGGCAGCCGCGAGATCCAGTGGTGCGTCTACCCGACCACGCAGCAGGGATCCCTCACGAACTGGTCGCACGAGCTGCCGCCGGCGCGGTGGTGGCACGTGGCGGTCGTGAACGACGGCCAGCACACGACGATGTACGTCGACGGCTGCCCGGTCGTGCGGAACCCCTCGACCGGGAACCGCGGGCTGGCCGCAGCGTCGCCCGCCACCTCGTGGCTGCTCGGTGCGAACCTCTACGCAGGGAAGCTCGACCACGTGCTCCCGGCGTCGATCGGCGACGTGCGGATCGTGGAGCGCGCGCTGAAGCCGTCGGAGTTCATGATCGCGTGA
- a CDS encoding helix-turn-helix domain-containing protein → MRTAAITDPTTLGLVLREARLQRGMTQRELAAVLDVRQSYIAEMELGKSIKALERLFDFARETGLTLSADLVDDPDAR, encoded by the coding sequence ATGCGCACGGCGGCCATCACGGATCCGACCACCCTCGGTCTCGTCCTCCGCGAGGCGCGTCTGCAGCGCGGGATGACCCAGCGCGAGCTGGCCGCCGTCCTCGACGTCCGGCAGAGCTACATCGCGGAGATGGAGCTCGGCAAGTCGATCAAGGCCCTCGAGCGACTGTTCGACTTCGCTCGCGAGACCGGTCTGACGCTGAGCGCCGACCTCGTCGACGATCCGGACGCCCGCTGA
- a CDS encoding type II toxin-antitoxin system HipA family toxin translates to MRLAVELYGERLGELIERRGGFDFVADPQAVAAHGIGSRLLSVAVPLITRARPADAALRRNFFDELLPEGRARTSLAGRAGVTADYTIGMLARYGRDVAGALRIWDPEGPDEPRKPEAVPIDNLGVEKSMKAVRAAPLGNSTARRMSSLAGVQDKIVLARTASGWAEPLDGFPSTHIIKPILMTMPTLIFDEEYGARIARHLGLLDYATEIRMFGRTSALVIERYDRDPGSPDGRIHQEDFNQALGMSGDGKYEDDGHPGLAAIARVVRQADTGSLARLAQMMTLSAAVGNLDMHAKNLSLLHRPDGSMTLAPAYDIVPQLHQDVDPVIALHVDGVRQHRDLRAVHLIAEARSWGLRGADELVRTTIAEISGFVATEEPDAGAAPDLARSISALCAQLLDDAPSSTPDAGTDEGDPPLRYLPESPGGWGGPVRR, encoded by the coding sequence ATGCGGCTCGCGGTCGAGCTCTACGGCGAGCGCCTCGGTGAGCTGATCGAGAGGCGGGGCGGCTTCGACTTCGTCGCCGACCCGCAGGCGGTGGCCGCACACGGCATCGGCAGTCGACTCCTCTCCGTCGCCGTCCCGCTCATCACCCGCGCCCGGCCTGCGGACGCCGCCCTGCGCCGGAACTTCTTCGACGAGCTGCTACCCGAGGGGCGCGCGAGGACCAGCCTGGCCGGACGCGCAGGAGTCACCGCCGACTACACGATCGGCATGCTGGCCCGCTACGGACGCGACGTCGCCGGGGCCCTCCGCATCTGGGACCCGGAAGGCCCCGACGAACCGCGGAAGCCCGAAGCCGTCCCCATCGACAATCTCGGCGTGGAGAAGTCGATGAAAGCCGTGAGGGCGGCACCGCTCGGCAACAGCACCGCCCGCCGGATGTCGTCGCTCGCGGGAGTGCAGGACAAGATCGTGCTGGCCCGGACGGCGTCCGGCTGGGCGGAACCCCTCGACGGCTTCCCTTCCACCCACATCATCAAGCCCATCCTCATGACCATGCCGACCCTGATCTTCGACGAGGAGTACGGCGCGCGCATCGCCCGGCATCTCGGCCTGCTCGACTACGCGACGGAGATCAGGATGTTCGGCCGCACGTCGGCGCTCGTGATCGAGCGTTACGACCGCGATCCGGGCTCACCCGACGGACGCATCCATCAGGAGGACTTCAACCAGGCGCTCGGCATGAGCGGCGACGGGAAGTACGAGGACGACGGACACCCGGGCCTCGCCGCCATCGCCCGCGTCGTGCGACAGGCGGACACGGGATCGCTCGCGCGGCTCGCGCAGATGATGACCCTGTCAGCTGCCGTCGGGAACCTCGACATGCACGCCAAGAACCTGTCCTTGCTCCACCGCCCGGACGGGTCGATGACCCTGGCACCGGCCTACGACATCGTCCCGCAGCTGCACCAGGACGTCGACCCCGTCATTGCCCTCCACGTCGACGGTGTGCGACAGCACCGCGACCTCCGAGCCGTGCACCTCATCGCCGAGGCGCGGTCATGGGGACTGCGCGGCGCCGATGAGCTGGTCAGGACGACCATCGCGGAGATCTCGGGATTCGTCGCGACGGAGGAGCCGGACGCCGGGGCCGCACCCGACCTCGCGCGCTCCATCTCCGCCCTCTGCGCACAGCTGCTCGACGATGCCCCCAGCTCGACACCTGACGCGGGCACGGACGAGGGCGACCCGCCCCTCCGCTACCTGCCGGAGAGCCCCGGCGGGTGGGGCGGCCCCGTCCGCCGGTGA
- a CDS encoding flavin reductase family protein, which translates to MSADPDLFKAAFRGHPAGVALITARTADGPSGLTASSVASLSVDPPALSFSVTRATGSAGAILGADTYLVHLLAGQHAALARAFAVSGSPRFTEEQGFQELPTGEPLLADARAALRCRTIQTVPVGGSVLVVAEVLDVILGEPAPPLVYRDRRFHLLEDDHPEL; encoded by the coding sequence GTGAGCGCCGACCCCGACCTCTTCAAGGCCGCGTTCCGCGGGCACCCGGCGGGCGTCGCGCTCATCACCGCACGCACTGCTGACGGGCCGTCCGGCCTCACCGCGTCGAGCGTCGCGTCGCTCTCGGTGGATCCGCCCGCCCTGTCGTTCTCGGTGACGCGCGCCACGGGATCCGCCGGCGCGATCCTCGGGGCCGACACCTACCTCGTGCACCTGCTCGCCGGGCAGCACGCCGCGCTCGCCCGCGCGTTCGCCGTCTCCGGGTCCCCGCGATTCACCGAGGAGCAGGGCTTCCAGGAGCTGCCGACCGGCGAGCCGCTGCTCGCCGACGCGCGCGCCGCCCTCCGCTGCCGCACCATCCAGACCGTGCCGGTCGGCGGATCCGTGCTGGTCGTCGCCGAGGTCCTCGACGTCATCCTGGGCGAGCCCGCCCCGCCGCTCGTCTACCGCGACCGCCGCTTCCACCTGCTCGAGGACGACCACCCGGAGCTCTGA
- the fdxA gene encoding ferredoxin produces the protein MTCVIALPCVDVKDRACIDECPVDCIYEGERSLYIHPDECVDCGACEPVCPVEAIYYEDDLPEKWSDYYTANVEFFAEMGSPGGAVKVGTVAYDHPVVAAVPRQGEPA, from the coding sequence GTGACCTGCGTGATCGCCCTCCCGTGTGTCGACGTGAAGGACCGCGCGTGCATCGACGAGTGCCCCGTGGACTGCATCTACGAGGGCGAGCGGAGCCTGTACATCCACCCCGACGAGTGCGTGGACTGCGGTGCGTGCGAGCCCGTGTGCCCGGTCGAGGCGATCTACTACGAGGACGACCTGCCCGAGAAGTGGTCGGACTACTACACGGCCAACGTCGAGTTCTTCGCCGAGATGGGATCCCCGGGCGGCGCCGTGAAGGTCGGGACCGTCGCGTACGACCACCCGGTGGTGGCCGCCGTCCCGCGCCAGGGCGAGCCCGCGTGA
- the soxR gene encoding redox-sensitive transcriptional activator SoxR has translation MADAQAGPRHAPGEQLTVGEMTRRTGVAASALRFYEDLGLIAAERTAGNQRRYARHMLRRVSLITVAKRLGIPLADVQSTFDDVPLDRPPSHADWQRASRRWKRLLEERRRGIERLERELTGCIGCGCLSMKACGLLNPDDALGDRGAGPRRVQLD, from the coding sequence GTGGCGGATGCGCAGGCGGGGCCGCGGCACGCGCCCGGCGAGCAGCTCACGGTCGGCGAGATGACCCGCCGCACGGGCGTCGCCGCCTCCGCCCTCCGCTTCTACGAGGACCTCGGCCTCATCGCCGCCGAGCGCACGGCCGGCAACCAGCGGCGCTACGCGCGGCACATGCTGCGACGCGTGTCGCTGATCACGGTGGCCAAGCGCCTGGGCATCCCGCTCGCCGACGTGCAGTCCACCTTCGACGACGTCCCGCTCGACCGCCCGCCCAGCCACGCCGACTGGCAGCGCGCGTCCCGCAGGTGGAAGCGCCTGCTCGAGGAGCGGCGCCGCGGCATCGAGCGGCTCGAGCGCGAGCTGACCGGCTGCATCGGCTGCGGCTGCCTCTCGATGAAGGCGTGCGGGCTGCTGAACCCGGACGACGCGCTGGGCGACCGCGGGGCGGGGCCGCGGCGGGTGCAGCTGGACTGA
- a CDS encoding IS481-like element IS1121 family transposase, which produces MSHGNARLTVHGRVLLVRRVVEDRRPVAHVARELGVSRQCAHRWVNRFRAEGLRGLTDRSSRPRSVPRRTSPERERAVLEARAQLRAGPARLAPVTGVPSRTISRILRRHGAPPLAWLDPVTGAVIRASRSTAHRYEHEHPGDLIHVDVKKLGRIPDGGGWRVHGRSEQVRGRGIGFDYVHAAVDDHTRLAYAEIHPDEKGATAAGFLTRAAAYFAGRGITRIERVITDNAFAYRHSTAFKNAVQDLGARQKFIRPHCPWQNGKVERFNRTLATEWAYRQPFTGNQHRADALDPFIEHYNTERIHSSHGLTPAARVSPTS; this is translated from the coding sequence ATGTCCCACGGTAATGCTCGTCTGACGGTTCACGGGAGGGTTCTCCTCGTGCGGCGGGTGGTGGAGGATCGTCGGCCGGTCGCGCACGTCGCGCGGGAGCTGGGGGTGTCGCGGCAGTGCGCGCATCGATGGGTGAACCGGTTCCGTGCCGAGGGGCTGCGAGGGCTGACGGATCGGTCATCGCGGCCCCGGTCAGTACCGAGGCGAACGAGCCCGGAGCGGGAACGGGCCGTGCTGGAAGCGCGGGCCCAGTTGCGGGCGGGTCCTGCGCGGCTGGCGCCGGTGACAGGTGTTCCATCCCGTACGATCTCCCGCATCCTGCGCCGGCACGGGGCGCCGCCGTTGGCATGGTTGGACCCCGTCACCGGGGCCGTGATCCGGGCATCCCGGTCAACGGCGCACCGGTATGAGCACGAGCATCCGGGTGATCTGATCCACGTGGACGTGAAGAAGCTCGGGAGGATCCCGGACGGAGGCGGCTGGCGGGTCCACGGGCGCAGCGAGCAGGTCCGCGGCCGCGGGATCGGGTTCGATTACGTCCATGCCGCGGTCGATGACCACACCCGTCTCGCCTACGCGGAGATCCATCCCGATGAGAAAGGCGCGACCGCGGCCGGGTTCCTGACCCGCGCAGCGGCGTACTTCGCCGGGCGCGGGATCACCCGGATCGAGCGGGTCATCACGGACAACGCGTTCGCCTACCGGCACTCGACCGCGTTCAAGAACGCCGTCCAGGACCTGGGCGCGCGGCAGAAGTTCATCCGCCCGCACTGCCCCTGGCAGAACGGCAAGGTCGAGCGCTTCAACCGGACCCTCGCGACCGAGTGGGCCTACCGGCAACCCTTCACCGGCAACCAACACCGGGCCGACGCGCTTGACCCCTTCATCGAGCACTACAACACTGAACGAATCCACTCAAGCCACGGGCTCACGCCCGCGGCCCGAGTGTCACCAACGTCATGA